The genomic region ATACAGTCATGTAATATAGAGATACAAGGCTTATCAGAAAGTAACATACAATGATAAGTCCTTGAGAACACTCCCAGACTTATGAGAGCTATCTTATACTACTCTTCCTATCCTATATTTATAAAAGGGGCTGGTAATAGTGTTTGAATAGACCCTGACGCTTTGTGGGGAGGAGCGGTATTGGTTTATGCGACTGTTGTGCCTAGAAGGTTTATACTAGAATCTGGGAGAGTTGTTACTCTTGAAGCATGGGAGGTTGAGGAGAAGCTCACTAGAAGCACATTGTTCATGCTCTGGGCCCCCGATGTTGAGAAGGTGTATAAGTATCTCGTTCAAGAGCAGGGGTTTGAGCCTGCTATTCCCTCCACTCCTAAGGGGGAGAAGTATGGGTTGAGACGCGTCCTTGACCAAGTATGGGAGCTCCACCTCAGGCTATACAGTAATGGCTTCATAGAGGCTGAGGTGGAGGTTAGGAGGGATTTCTTGGAGCACCTCCAGCCTAGGAGGCTTAACGTGGTCTACGAGGCATATGAGTACTATAGGGGGGTCTACGATAAACTCCATATATGGTACACTCCAGAGAAGGAATGGATCACGAGGATAATAGACCACTTCAACGTCAAGCTAAGAGACCCCGAAACACTAACCCCCTGGAAACCAATAGTTCTAGGAATAGTTACAACCGGACTATTCATCTACGCTCTCTCAAGACTCACAAGAGGGAGAGTGTAGTGGGTGAGGCTCCAGCAACTCATATAGAGAATCTAAGGAAATGGTTTAGAGAGGCATTAGAACTACTCGAGAAGGGGGATGCAGTTCAGGGTTCAGAGAAGCTCTACAAGATCGCCGAGGCAGCAATAAAGATACTGGCTAAAGTGAAGCAAATACCAGAATATGAGAAGGCTCAAAGAGAAGATAGATGGTGGCCAAGACTGCTACAACGAGCCGCGAGAAGGCTTAGCGAAATCTATGGTAAAGAAGTCCTAGACGCTTGGAACACAGCATATCACCGTCTCCATATAGATGGCTTCCACGAAGAGAGGCTTTCAGCGGAGGAAGTGTTGGAAGAGGCATATATAATAGAAGACCTCGTCAAGCTTGTGGAGAGGGAGGCAGGAAATAATAGGTAAAACCGATAATTGAGCCTCCCCAAGTAAAAGCACTGTGTAAATAATAGTGAGCAATGATTATACTTGGCTATGGCTGGCAGTCATCATATTATCTGCTTTCAGAGCACTTCTACTCTTCCCTAATTATACTTATGCATATAGTTGTAGATGAATATCTTAATCAACTAGATGAGTTAGTTCTATCCAGTACTTAGAAGCATCTCTTAACACAATACTCTTGTTTATTCTCTCATAGAATTCCTCACTAGTATATGGGAGTACTTCTATGAATGGGGTGATGTTTTTTATGAAGATAATCTTGTTGATTATGTCAAGCCTCTTTGAGAAGGGAATGTTCTTGAAGTCTCTAGAAACTATTATTAAATCTATATCACTCGTTTTAAGCCATGTACCCTTTGCATAGCTTCCAAACAATATGATTCTATCTATTCTAAACCCTTCTCTCTGGATAGAGTATACCAGCTCCTTTACTGCATTCAGTATTCTAGGAGGAATATTCTTGTATCGCCTTCTTAACAAATTCGACCACCCTTCTAGCTATATCATAGGCTCTCTCAGCCTCCCCACGATCAACTGCTTCACTCGGCAACCCATTAGCTGCATCAGGATACCTGGTTATAGTATAGTATTTGTTTAGAATAGGAATGCCCTCCTCTAAATCACTTGGCAACTTGAAACCATACCTCTTTAAATCATTATAGAGCACAGAGACCCTATGTGTATATGGAGGCAGCTCTCTGGCTAGAACAAAATATAATGCCTTTAAAGCTTTTTTAACAGCTTGCTGAGCAAAAAATGCTGTTCTAAACCAGCGCTTATTCTTTAAAGCAAGCTCGGCATCAAATAAGTCTTCCTCAGCAGCAGATATCCATAACAAAACCTCTTCCCGAACCACTACAAACCCTCCAGTAAACACTTACTACTCCTATTAATACTAAAATAGCTGTTTAAACCCCTATAAGATCCTCATCACCTTTAACCCCCCGTGTAGGAGTGGTTGTCTGTGCATTATCTTTTTGGTTGCTGTGAGTATTATATGATGCTGTGTAGCGCCTAGGGATTCATCAGCTTCCTTCTTCTCTACAAGTTTAGCCAAGTCATCAGGATGGGGGGCAACAATTCATTAAATAGTTCTAAGCCTAAAGTTAACATCTATTAGCTTTATGGCATCCCTTAAAGGCTTAGATATTAACGAGGTAATAGCTTATAGAGGAGCCATATAAAACTCTAACAGCTACTTGAACAGGATTGCCAATATTATTGTTATCCACATGGATATCTGTATCCCTATAACCCACCAAATCCTACCCCTAAGCTCCCTAACCTCGGATTCTAGACGATTTAGCCTCCTGTTAAAATCTTCTCTAAACTCCATCATACGCTTATCCATCTGCTCCAATACACCCTCAATCTTAGCAACCCTCTCCTCTAACCCAGCAACTCTATCCTCCAAAACCACGCTCACCCAGAAACCCCCAATAAAACCATATACTTCCCAGGGTACTTAAACACTAAACATACCCTACAATGTGAGGAGGAATCCCCCTAAAATACATGGTTACCCCATAAGACTTACCAACTCTTTCCACATTCACTTACTCCCACATCCTCATACTACTCCAAGCACCTTAGCACATTCAGCGATAGTGTCAGTTAGCTTAATTAGTAGAGTCTTAAATAATAACTCAATCCGGTGAAGCATTCGAGGAAAGGTTTAAAAAGGAAGGTATGGAGTAGAAGTATGGTGTTCGTATGGAGGCTGAGGAAGCTCTTGATAAGGCTATAGAGTTCTTAGAGAAGAGGGCAGGCTATTATTTCCATAGACTGGAAAGTATTAGCTTGAAGGAAGGAGTATGGATTATAAGATTCGATGTCGGCATCTTCGCCAAAGAGGTAGTAGAGGTAAGGATAGATGATAAGACGGGAAGGGTGATAGGGTTTGGGAAGATTAGCCGAGGTGCATAGGAGGAGATTTGAGGAATACTACCATAATGCCCTAGAATACATGGGGAGAGGTGATTTCCCAAAGGCCTCAGAGTTTATGTGGGGTGCTATAACTCAGACACTTAAAGCATTGGCAGCAATAAGAGGGTACCGTATAATTACTCACAAAGACTTCTTCGAATTCATGCGTCTTATCTCAAAGGAACTAGGAGACGAGGAACTATACAAGAAATTCCTACTATTAAACAATCTTCATAGAAACTTCTACGAAGAATACATAGATCCAAGAGACTTCCCCATCTACTATAAGGAAGCAGAATTATTCCTACGAAGAATATGGAGAATAGCCAAGGAAATCGAGGAATTAAGGAAAGGATAAATCTCCCCTAAACAGTTATACCAGGATACATCCTTAAATATATGGGTTCAATGATCCATTAAATCCTAGATCCCAACCATGTCAAATCTAATTAGGAGCCACATGCTCCACCCATACACCATCTGTCTTGCATTCTTTAAAGCATTCCACATAGATGTAGTACCACATTATAGGGGCAGCTTTAATAACTGGTAGCTAACCTAATCATATTGTGTGGTGGAATAGTTGACTACAATCACCATTGTCCTACCCGATAAGGTTTTAGAGTATCTTAAGAAGAAGGCTGGATACGAGGATAAGTCTATAGAGGAACTAATCGGTGAAGCTATACTCAAAATCCTTGGTATAAATGATCCCTAAGTCAACGCTGAACTACATTTAAAGTTATGTGAGAAATATATACGTGAAGCCGAGGAGCTCCTACTTAGGAAAGATTATACTCAAGCCTCCGAGAAAGCCTGGGGTGTAGCCTCCCAGATAGTTAAAGCATTAGTCGCTAAGGAGGGTGAAGAGCTAAGAAGCCATGCCAGCCTCTGGGAATACGTGGATAGACTAGCTGAGAAGCTTGGAGACATAGAGCTAAGACGCCTATGGAGAACAGCTAACACCCTCCACCAGAACTTCTATGAAAACTGGATGCCCCCTAGGGAAGTAGAATACGCAGTAAGAGATGTTAAAGCCTTCATAGAGAAGCTGAAGACCATATACGCTAAGAGCACCGGGAACCAAAATAAGAATAAATCCCTCCCCAACCCCTAACCACCCTCCTCAATGCTTTAATTCTAGGAGAAAACTTATCCCTCAAAGCCAGAATACTCCCCCTACTCAGAGGATTATCCCAGCTCCCACCAGCCTCTCTCAAAATCTCCTCATTCAACCCAAGGAAACAAGATCCTCGAAATGACCCAAAGGATTAGACCAACTGGCACCAAGCAACCTCTCCCCCATATACACCCCCAGGATATTTAGGATCCCGGCAATCATGGAAGTATCAGACCTATGCATACCTAAAACAACTACCGTTCTCTCCTCTTCCACACCACTTCAACCCCCAACTTTTCAACAACAGCATTCCCCAACATTAGATCGTATAGTCCCCGAAGTATTTAACCCCTCTAATAATATTTCTCTAAAGCAGGTTTACAAGATATATCAAACCTATAGCAATATGGATCTTCGTCAAAAATATTGCCGCAATCCTTAGGTAGTGATCGACAAAGTAGAACATACCCCTGTTTTCCCGTGGAATAGAAGCTATCCTACATACCTTCTAAGAAAAGACAAAACTAAATCCACAGAAACACTTTCCGGCTTAACAACCCTCCCAACAATCCTTCTACCAAGCCCATTCACCAGCTCAGCAAACTCCAAGACCTTAATATCATAGGCTATATTCAACACTGGTGTTCCACACATATGCGCGAGTACTAGTGCATGATACCTGACACAAATAACAGCTTTAACCAGCTTAAAAACACCTAGGATAGTTGACGGCTTAAACTCCTGGCTCAACACGTAATACCTATTACCCGAGACATCATGCAAGAATCTTCCTATAAGGTATCCAATACGTAAGTCGTCATCGAAAAACATATCAGGAAAACTACCACAACCAAACGGTATGTAGAGCAGCTTAACATGCTTATTAGCCTCAAGGTATTTAGCGAGAGTCTTAACTACACTATAGAGAACCCTAGCAAATACTCTTCCCATAAAAAACCTAAGATTAAGTCCAATAACTACATCTTCTTTACTAAAACCTAAACTCCTTAAAATATTCTCCATACCATGAATGTCAGGTTTAAGCCTTAGGAAAGGATCAAGTTCGAGAGTTATCCTCCTACTAGTAATGAAGCCCTTAACAAACCTCTAAGACTGAACGCCTCTAATATTATATATTATTTTCTCGTGAGTTTCCATAAATATTGCCTGCTTGTATCTATATCTATAAAATTGTCTCTAGTAAGTATTCGTATTATATATAAAAGAATAGTCCGTTGCATTCTGAGATAACTGAGTCTCTCAGACGTGCTCTCTCTACTCTTCCAGCGAGATCTCGATGCTTCATTATCTGCGTCTAGGAAGACTGTATATGTAGGGCCTCCTGCATGGTAGAGCCTAGTTATGAGGCTTAATAGGGGGGATATTGTTTTAACCGGTATGTTCAGGATCCTGCATAGGTAGATATAATCTGCTATAGTAGCTGGTATGTACTCTTCAAATAGTATATGACAGCTGAGCTTCTATGAAACATATGCAGTGATTAGAGGGGTTGTTAGGTTTTGTGGAGTATGTGTCTGAGGGATTAGATGGCTCGTATTAGTGGTTGTTCTGTTTACAATGGTTTAATATTTGTGGAGGCTTATAATTTATTAGGGGCTGTATTGCTTTGAGGCTTAGTATTTATGGGTTGGATGGTTTCACTTTGGGCATTATACAATTTATAGGAGAGGAGAAGGGAGCTATTATAGACAGATTAAAAAGTGTGGGGGTTGGCGACCTGAAAATGTTGATCTCAAAGACTCTGGGCTCTGAAGTGAAGGGTCTGGGCTTAGCATTCGGTAAGCTACAATATAATGATCAAATTCTTGACATGGCCTATTTACACATATCCTCAGCTGACGGCGACGAGTACATATTAGAAATATATAGGGAGTCAGGAATGCTGATAACAAATATAAGCGTGCCCGAAACATATGAGAAAGTCGTGAAACTATTGAAAGAAATATGTCCTAGAATAAAAACACCTAGGTCAAGGCTGATAGGTATTTAGATCTTCTTCTCCCCGATAAGTATTGTGTGAAAGCTTCTAAGGAGCCAGAACATATTATTTTCGAAAATGAAGAGGGTTCTGATAACTATTCTGGTTTAGAAAGGTTTGGTGATCAAAAATGTTTCTCTAAGGGGCAAGGATCGATCTGCATGTTCTAACTCCTACAAAAGCGTCTTCCTCACAATGCTTATAGTGTTTTTCAAGTCTTTTAACGTATAAGTTTTTGTGTATTGTAATGTGATAATTGATATAGTAGTCATTAGTACTGCCACTATAATGCCTGGTATGGATGTGATCATTAGTATTGCTGTTAAGATGTGCAGAATCCATAGAATTATCAAAGTCTTCAATATCCTTACCTCTTCTCTCAGGGCTATCATTAATGCTACAGTATTCGATAATAGGAATGAAATAGCTGCACCATATACCCCCATGCTTCTTGCAAGGAAGTATAATAGGATTAGAAGCGTTATCAAACGTATTGAACCTATTACCGCTATATTCCTCGTCTTGCCTTCCTTATTCAATTTGTTAATGATCGTAGTTAATGCAGTCAATGGCGCTATAGATAACAATAATACTTCGAGCGCGGATGCCCCGGATACAAGATTTGGATTAATTAGTTGTAGGATTGGTTTAGTAAAGGGTATCGTTAACACTATAATAGGAGTTGCAAGGGATAGCCCTATTCTGAAGCTTTCAGGGAATGGATCGGTATTGCTCCTTGTCCCTATTGGTAGCGCAGCCCCTATTATTGATCCAGGTACAGCCAATATTGCTAGCATAATCATAAGCGAAATATAAAGTATTCCTGTCTGAACCTCCTCACCAACTATTATTGCAAACACATAGACGCTTAGCACCGTTAATAATTGGTTAGCTATGATGTAGGGATAGTTCGAATACGTTAGCTTAACCAGATCTTTTATTTGTTCGCTTCTAGTCTTCAATGATATCTTATGCCTATGATAGATCATGACCAATAACACAGCAACTATAAGGCCGGCAACAACATATGCCATAAACCCTGCTAGAGGAGCTAACACCCCCACCTCCAACAAGGCAAGCAATGCGCCAACAGTAAGCTTCGCCAGTGCACCGATCGATATTGTTTCGAAGTATTGTTTAAACAATGTAAGCCCTAGAAGTATTGAAAGAAATGTTATGAGAAGTATGTTCAGCCCAGCATAAAGAGAAGCTAAATAAACCAAGACATGATTTGTTCCTAGAAGATAAGTTAATGGAACCGTTAAGATCATAGCCACAAACGCTAAGATAAGAGATACAAGCAATGATGCACCAATAGCCTCCGCCCCCTCAGCCGCCACCTGCCTCACAACAGCTATGTTCAGCCCTCCCGATACAAGTGTTAAGGCAATAGTCGCAGCACTAACGATAGCTGAGGCCTCACCAATTGATCCAACCCCACTCATATAAGTAATAACCAGCCAAAAAACTAGCCCCAAAACATTATTCACCAATGATCCCAGAAAAAGCCAAACACCACCAGCAATGGATTCATTAACAGTTTTCTCCATAACCAATCAATCCACAGCATATTTTATACGTCTTTATACGTCTTCATATAATCTTTAAAAAATGTTTTAAAACCACTTCTACTAAACCACCATAACAACCAACACTCCATAGAAATAAGCCCAAAAACATTAAATAAATAAACTTGTAATTTTTTGATGATTAAATGCAGTCCAATATATTGGTATATACTCTTGTTTAGAAGAGAACATATTGTTATATTTTTCACTTCACTAAGGATATATTTACTTGGTACTATATAGATTCAGATATTGATAACTCGTGGCGAAGAGTGTTGATGAAAAAGAATAGTTGGGTCTTCATCGAAACAATAGGGGTCACTTTAATTATTAGCTTTATAATACTACTTGTCATAGCAGCTGTGCTTTTAGCCTTAAACAATGAAGAATATGCAAACAAGTTCGCCGAGATCGCATATTATATGCTTGTAGGCGGAGTAATAATGCAATTAATATTATTATATAGAGAAAGAGGTGATAGGAATGAGGGCAGGATGCAATCTACCGGGAAATAGGCTTCCCATTATAATTATAAAAGCTTTGTAAGTAAGCTAGTTATTTTCGATACCTTATTCCTAGTGTTGCATCTGAATTTGGATCTTTTAAGAGTGTTTTATCCAAAGACTTATATATCTTTACTATGTCTTCTCCATTTGCCAACCTTTTAGCTATTACTTCTAATACCTTGTCTCCGAAACTCCATGTTACTCCTCCTTTGAAAGATAAATATGCATAGGCTCCTTTGCTTAGGAAAATATTTGCTAATATATCATCATTTAATCCATAGCATCCAGTATATATGATTACTGAATTACTTTTCAATTCGCCCAGTCTAGTTTTGAAGAATATTATTCATGCATTTAACAGCTCTAGATAATGTTAGGATTGGATTAGTGAAGGTTAAGAAGATGTCTAAGGAGGAGGCAACACGTAGAGCTAAAGAAGCTTTAGAAATGGTTGGTATCGGGGAGGATTTATGGAATAAGTATCCTGCACAATTATCTGGCGGTCAACAACAACGTATAGCTATTGCTCGAGCAATAGCTATGGAGCCATCAATAATATTAATGGATGAACCAACATCTGCTCTAGACCCTGAACTCGTGGGTGAAGTTTTAAGAGTTATTGAGAAGCTTGCAAAGAGTAAAACTACAATGCTTATAGTGACTCATGAAGTAGGCTTCGCATTAGAAGCCGCTGATGAAATAATGATAATGGATGGCGGAGTTATAGTTGAGAAGGGTCCGCCGAGCGAAATAGTTAGAAATCCCAAACATGAGAGAACTAAGAGGTTTATCGCCACAATCAGGGGTAGAAGATCTTGGGTTTCTTCGACGAGGTAGTTAATATAATATATGTTTATTATCCAATGTTTCTCGAGGGGCTTAAAAATACTCTTATCTTAACATTTACATCATATACTATGGGTTTCATTCTCGGATTCCTCATAGCTATTGGTAGGGTTTACGGTCCCCGACCACTACGCTATACTTTACTATCATATGTTGAACTAATACGTGGTACACCAATGCTTCTCCAATTATTCATGGTATACTATGCATTACCAGAGATAGGCGTTAAACTAGACCCTCTCACAGCAGCATTTCTAGGCATGGGTCTTAATAGTGCAGCTTATCAATCAGAATATCTTAGAAGCTCTATCAAAGCTGTTCCTAGAGGACAGTGGGAAGCAGCTCTATCTATTGGAATGACGCGTTGGCAAGCAATGACATCTATAATTGCTCCAATAGCGCTAAGATCATCCATACCTGCATTAACTAATGAACTAGTATACTTGTTAAAATATAGTTCACTAGCATACTTCTTAACAGTCATAGAACTAGTATATGCTGGAAAAATCATCGGTGCCGCTACATTTGCTTATCTGCAAATATATACTATAATAGCGATCATATACTTTGCATTATCGTATATTATGATGCGGATAATGAAAATTATTGAAAAGAAAACAATGATACCAGGATTCATAACTGCACATCCGAGAACATGAAAACTCCATACTTCATTGCTAATCAAAATACACCGTAGAAAAATCATTGATAACTATTTGTTTAAACTTAGTACATCATATGGCTTTATATGATATCATAAGTGTAATATATAAGTAAATATAAGTGTGGTAAATAGGTGAGAAAATTGAATAAAATAAATCTTTCACTATCTATATTTATAATGATTGTAGCTATCATGGTTTCTGCAACATACGTATTTGCAGCGAATACTAGTACCAATATTAGCTCTATAAACATAACTAATACTCTGCTAAGTAATCCTAAAGTTTTAATTGTAATCATGATACAGTTCCTACTAGGTTTAGCACTTGGTTATTTCTCTGTTAAAGTCTTAAAATACTTACTAGCACTTCTAGGAATAATAATATTAGGTGCCGTATTATCGGTTTGGAGCATTGGCGGAAGCATACAAAACCTACTCTTAAACATGGGTTCAGAAGCTCAAAAGCTATGGCCTGTTATAATGGGTCTCATACAAACACTAGGAATACTAACAATGGGACCTGTAACAGCGGGAGTAGTATTAGGGTTAATAATAGGATTACTCAGAAAGTAATCTTATAGAAACCATATTGTAGAATAAATTTTTAGCTTTACTAATCTTTTAATAAACATAATTAAAAAGCCTTGTTACTGTTTGATCTTTGATTAAATAAATCAATATAGTTTTTCTTAAATCTTATGCTTGATCCGTAAATTCAAGTGGTAAATCAAATGTTCTTAGCTAAAATATAGAATCATTTATCGAAGTTATATTCCAGAAAAACTCGGTTAAAATTTTT from Staphylothermus marinus F1 harbors:
- a CDS encoding PaREP1 family protein encodes the protein MREAEELLLRKDYTQASEKAWGVASQIVKALVAKEGEELRSHASLWEYVDRLAEKLGDIELRRLWRTANTLHQNFYENWMPPREVEYAVRDVKAFIEKLKTIYAKSTGNQNKNKSLPNP
- a CDS encoding amino acid ABC transporter permease encodes the protein MGFFDEVVNIIYVYYPMFLEGLKNTLILTFTSYTMGFILGFLIAIGRVYGPRPLRYTLLSYVELIRGTPMLLQLFMVYYALPEIGVKLDPLTAAFLGMGLNSAAYQSEYLRSSIKAVPRGQWEAALSIGMTRWQAMTSIIAPIALRSSIPALTNELVYLLKYSSLAYFLTVIELVYAGKIIGAATFAYLQIYTIIAIIYFALSYIMMRIMKIIEKKTMIPGFITAHPRT
- a CDS encoding HEPN domain-containing protein, whose amino-acid sequence is MVREEVLLWISAAEEDLFDAELALKNKRWFRTAFFAQQAVKKALKALYFVLARELPPYTHRVSVLYNDLKRYGFKLPSDLEEGIPILNKYYTITRYPDAANGLPSEAVDRGEAERAYDIARRVVEFVKKAIQEYSS
- a CDS encoding PaREP1/PaREP8 domain-contain protein, yielding MGRLAEVHRRRFEEYYHNALEYMGRGDFPKASEFMWGAITQTLKALAAIRGYRIITHKDFFEFMRLISKELGDEELYKKFLLLNNLHRNFYEEYIDPRDFPIYYKEAELFLRRIWRIAKEIEELRKG
- a CDS encoding PaREP1 family protein; translated protein: MGEAPATHIENLRKWFREALELLEKGDAVQGSEKLYKIAEAAIKILAKVKQIPEYEKAQREDRWWPRLLQRAARRLSEIYGKEVLDAWNTAYHRLHIDGFHEERLSAEEVLEEAYIIEDLVKLVEREAGNNR
- a CDS encoding nucleotidyltransferase domain-containing protein, encoding MLRRRYKNIPPRILNAVKELVYSIQREGFRIDRIILFGSYAKGTWLKTSDIDLIIVSRDFKNIPFSKRLDIINKIIFIKNITPFIEVLPYTSEEFYERINKSIVLRDASKYWIELTHLVD
- a CDS encoding oligosaccharide flippase family protein; translated protein: MVMEKTVNESIAGGVWLFLGSLVNNVLGLVFWLVITYMSGVGSIGEASAIVSAATIALTLVSGGLNIAVVRQVAAEGAEAIGASLLVSLILAFVAMILTVPLTYLLGTNHVLVYLASLYAGLNILLITFLSILLGLTLFKQYFETISIGALAKLTVGALLALLEVGVLAPLAGFMAYVVAGLIVAVLLVMIYHRHKISLKTRSEQIKDLVKLTYSNYPYIIANQLLTVLSVYVFAIIVGEEVQTGILYISLMIMLAILAVPGSIIGAALPIGTRSNTDPFPESFRIGLSLATPIIVLTIPFTKPILQLINPNLVSGASALEVLLLSIAPLTALTTIINKLNKEGKTRNIAVIGSIRLITLLILLYFLARSMGVYGAAISFLLSNTVALMIALREEVRILKTLIILWILHILTAILMITSIPGIIVAVLMTTISIITLQYTKTYTLKDLKNTISIVRKTLL
- a CDS encoding amino acid ABC transporter ATP-binding protein, with the protein product MHLTALDNVRIGLVKVKKMSKEEATRRAKEALEMVGIGEDLWNKYPAQLSGGQQQRIAIARAIAMEPSIILMDEPTSALDPELVGEVLRVIEKLAKSKTTMLIVTHEVGFALEAADEIMIMDGGVIVEKGPPSEIVRNPKHERTKRFIATIRGRRSWVSSTR
- a CDS encoding polysaccharide pyruvyl transferase family protein gives rise to the protein MENILRSLGFSKEDVVIGLNLRFFMGRVFARVLYSVVKTLAKYLEANKHVKLLYIPFGCGSFPDMFFDDDLRIGYLIGRFLHDVSGNRYYVLSQEFKPSTILGVFKLVKAVICVRYHALVLAHMCGTPVLNIAYDIKVLEFAELVNGLGRRIVGRVVKPESVSVDLVLSFLRRYVG